A single Alosa sapidissima isolate fAloSap1 chromosome 17, fAloSap1.pri, whole genome shotgun sequence DNA region contains:
- the sycp2l gene encoding synaptonemal complex protein 2-like isoform X1: MSFENNLQQAFAKNNVQTVIEVFATEKLFKSFADRLEKIVIKELDKNLFKNVILILKAIEKAMEQDPDCFHTLVQQGLVVMMLTWYERTMEQIILSEEATPEQMTFLEAFYDIAVKLSHGIIEGKATIRTLLILRFGALVADERANYKLRLDAIQTINSMVDGISKDDRRDICQCSSLSQLLEDFANALLKGGDYEFQVAVTEALSRMTVKRTREDIAHKWFGDKGLASSFIGIKYGEFETDCRIFLNEVNLSFGDERRVFTFPCSRVFLGPTELYKPDDVHLKEFWVDFNVGSSCITFSVDDPENSLWGSICLVKTSVRFYELSTVTDQLLLTIWTTSPVVPYGKLSGQTVYMYFSPCLDIASALQKVFGDIPQPKGSVPERQTAPLASYIEDSSSEPPGAVTEDSPSPQITNEDTEMSQAEVSVQQEEESTPTQDVFLMRNDSDTEVEVKHNLEPTRRLSKRSQVTKPDNVSFWTALKIYKVMRARTRFLSKPASTNVSHPTVSASTTEKKVPQKTRGEGSNWADLEGNSIATDKLSPCHTSTPTCTYTRKKPKVKGRLRVLPLSSPSSGEEDHVKTLSSIQKTSAANLQVISEISECEKGQTDAMADSGFLELSVLDSTIPETLPCDLADKESALAQESSFQSRKRPLKSPEPSVIQRREQAGVGLQSRGLFHSHPQEGAADPVMADEEDSEADIMGPDVISAFRSFKSQLLDHVFAKYQKIETRSLQSLSDCQNQVVTLLKTVQTQRLQLLERFEEVVVEQLGRLEQDCRSLRNIEQETMTFWKTEYQAVRSFCERQQSRLDSLEICRGNTTQHAPAPQAEEEDASME; encoded by the exons ATGAGC TTCGAGAACAATCTCCAACAGGCTTTTGCCAAAAATAATGTCCAAACAGTCATTGAAGTATTTGCCACGGAAAAACTTTTCAAATCATTCGCAGATCGACTGGAGAAAATCGTCATCAAG GAACTGGATAAAAATCTATTTAAAAACGTCATCCTGATTCTCAAAGCCATTGAAAAAGCAATGGAGCAAGACCCGGATTGCTTTCACACACTTGTTCAACAAGGCCTTGTTGTAATG ATGCTCACTTGGTATGAGAGGACAATGGAGCAAATAATCCTGAGTGAAGAAGCAACTCCAGAGCAGATGACTTTCCTAGAGGCTTTCTATGATATTGCTGTG AAACTTTCTCATGGCATTATTGAAG GCAAAGCTACAATCAGGACTCTTCTTATTCTGCGCTTTGGGGCTCTTGTGGCAGATGAGAGGGCAAACTACAAACTTCGCCTTGAT GCCATTCAGACAATTAACTCCATGGTGGATGGGATTTCCAAGGATGACCGGCGAGATATTTGTCAATGCTCTTCTCTTTCTCAGCTCCt GGAAGACTTTGCCAATGCTTTGTTGAAAGGTGGAG ATTATGAGTTTCAGGTTGCTGTGACTGAGGCACTGTCACGCATGACCGTaaagaggacaagagaggacATTGCCCACAAGTGGTTTGGTGACAAAGGACTGGCATCCTCTTTTATTGGTATTAAATACGGAGAGTTCGAAACA GATTGCCGGATATTTCTAAATGAAGTAAATCTCTCATTTGGAGATGAAAGAAG AGTTTTCACATTTCCCTGCTCAAGAGTGTTTCTTGGCCCTACTGAG CTTTACAAGCCTGATGATGTACACCTCAAGGAGTTCTGGGTGGATTTCAACGTTGGTTCATCCTGCATCACCTTCTCTGTGGATGATCCAGAG AACTCTCTCTGGGGGTCTATCTGCTTGGTGAAGACATCTGTTCGATTCTATGAACTGTCAA CAGTGACTGACCAACTACTCCTGACTATCTGGACCACCAGTCCTGTTGTCCCCTATGGAAAACTTTCAGGCCAGACGGTGTATATGTACTTCTCGCCATGCCTTGATATTGCATCTGCTTTACAGAAAGTCTTTGGGGATATACCACAACCCAAG GGCTCAGTACCAGAAAGACAAACAGCCCCTCTGGCCTCCTACATTGAAGACTCCTCCTCAG AACCTCCTGGTGCAGTAACAGAGGATTCTCCAAG TCCACAGATTACGAACGAAGACACAGAG ATGAGCCAGGCGGAGGTGTCCGTACAGCA AGAGGAAGAAAGCACCCCCACACAAGATGTCTTCCTGATGCGCAATGACTCTGACACAGAG GTTGAAGTAAAACACAATCTTGAACCCACAAGACGCTTATCAAAGCGCTCACAAGTCACAAAGCCAGACAATGTGTCATTCTGGACTGCTTTGAAGATTTATAAG GTAATGAGGGCAAGAACAAGATTTCTCAGCAAGCCCGCCTCCACAAATGT GTCTCATCCGACTGTCTCGGCCAGCACAACTGAGAAGAAAGTTCCACAGAAG ACCAGAGGGGAAGGGTCCAACTGGGCTGACCTTGAGGGGAACAGCATTGCCACAGACAAGCTCAGCCCCTGCCACACTagcacacccacatgcacctACACCAGGAAGAaaccaaaggtcaaaggtcgaCTGAGGG TCCTGCCTCTATCATCCCCCAGTAGTGGAGAGGAGGACCATGTTAAG ACTTTGTCATCAATCCAAAAGACATCAGCTGCTAATCTACAGGTCATTTCTGAAATCTCTGAATGTGAGAAGGGCCAGACAGACGCGATGGCCGACTCAG GATTCCTTGAGCTGTCGGTCCTTGACAGCACCATACCTGAAACTCTACCCTGTGACCTGGCTGATAAG GAAAGTGCACTTGCTCAAGAATCATCATTTCAATCAAGAAAAAGGCCCCTCAAGAGTCCAG AGCCTTCTGTGAtccagaggagagagcaggcagGAGTAGGCCTGCAGTCCAGAGGCCTATTCCACTCCCATCCACAAGAGGGGGCAGCAG ACCCTGTAATGGCAGATGAGGAGGACTCTGAGGCAGATATCATGGGTCCTGATGTGATCTCCGCTTTCCGGAGCTTCAAGTCTCAGCTGCTGGACCACGTCTTT GCAAAATATCAGAAAATAGAGACAAGATCTCTACAGTCACTGTCTGATTGCCAGAACCAGGTGGTGACGCTTCTGAAAACTGTGCAAACTCAGCG gctgcagctgctggaGAGGTTTGAGGAAGTGGTTGTGGAGCAGCTTGGGCGTCTGGAGCAGGATTGTCGTTCACTCAGGAACATCGAGCAGGAGACCATG
- the sycp2l gene encoding synaptonemal complex protein 2-like isoform X3 yields the protein MSFENNLQQAFAKNNVQTVIEVFATEKLFKSFADRLEKIVIKELDKNLFKNVILILKAIEKAMEQDPDCFHTLVQQGLVVMMLTWYERTMEQIILSEEATPEQMTFLEAFYDIAVKLSHGIIEGKATIRTLLILRFGALVADERANYKLRLDAIQTINSMVDGISKDDRRDICQCSSLSQLLEDFANALLKGGDYEFQVAVTEALSRMTVKRTREDIAHKWFGDKGLASSFIGIKYGEFETDCRIFLNEVNLSFGDERRVFTFPCSRVFLGPTELYKPDDVHLKEFWVDFNVGSSCITFSVDDPENSLWGSICLVKTSVRFYELSTVTDQLLLTIWTTSPVVPYGKLSGQTVYMYFSPCLDIASALQKVFGDIPQPKGSVPERQTAPLASYIEDSSSEPPGAVTEDSPSPQITNEDTEMSQAEVSVQQEEESTPTQDVFLMRNDSDTEVMRARTRFLSKPASTNVSHPTVSASTTEKKVPQKTRGEGSNWADLEGNSIATDKLSPCHTSTPTCTYTRKKPKVKGRLRVLPLSSPSSGEEDHVKTLSSIQKTSAANLQVISEISECEKGQTDAMADSGFLELSVLDSTIPETLPCDLADKESALAQESSFQSRKRPLKSPEPSVIQRREQAGVGLQSRGLFHSHPQEGAADPVMADEEDSEADIMGPDVISAFRSFKSQLLDHVFAKYQKIETRSLQSLSDCQNQVVTLLKTVQTQRLQLLERFEEVVVEQLGRLEQDCRSLRNIEQETMTFWKTEYQAVRSFCERQQSRLDSLEICRGNTTQHAPAPQAEEEDASME from the exons ATGAGC TTCGAGAACAATCTCCAACAGGCTTTTGCCAAAAATAATGTCCAAACAGTCATTGAAGTATTTGCCACGGAAAAACTTTTCAAATCATTCGCAGATCGACTGGAGAAAATCGTCATCAAG GAACTGGATAAAAATCTATTTAAAAACGTCATCCTGATTCTCAAAGCCATTGAAAAAGCAATGGAGCAAGACCCGGATTGCTTTCACACACTTGTTCAACAAGGCCTTGTTGTAATG ATGCTCACTTGGTATGAGAGGACAATGGAGCAAATAATCCTGAGTGAAGAAGCAACTCCAGAGCAGATGACTTTCCTAGAGGCTTTCTATGATATTGCTGTG AAACTTTCTCATGGCATTATTGAAG GCAAAGCTACAATCAGGACTCTTCTTATTCTGCGCTTTGGGGCTCTTGTGGCAGATGAGAGGGCAAACTACAAACTTCGCCTTGAT GCCATTCAGACAATTAACTCCATGGTGGATGGGATTTCCAAGGATGACCGGCGAGATATTTGTCAATGCTCTTCTCTTTCTCAGCTCCt GGAAGACTTTGCCAATGCTTTGTTGAAAGGTGGAG ATTATGAGTTTCAGGTTGCTGTGACTGAGGCACTGTCACGCATGACCGTaaagaggacaagagaggacATTGCCCACAAGTGGTTTGGTGACAAAGGACTGGCATCCTCTTTTATTGGTATTAAATACGGAGAGTTCGAAACA GATTGCCGGATATTTCTAAATGAAGTAAATCTCTCATTTGGAGATGAAAGAAG AGTTTTCACATTTCCCTGCTCAAGAGTGTTTCTTGGCCCTACTGAG CTTTACAAGCCTGATGATGTACACCTCAAGGAGTTCTGGGTGGATTTCAACGTTGGTTCATCCTGCATCACCTTCTCTGTGGATGATCCAGAG AACTCTCTCTGGGGGTCTATCTGCTTGGTGAAGACATCTGTTCGATTCTATGAACTGTCAA CAGTGACTGACCAACTACTCCTGACTATCTGGACCACCAGTCCTGTTGTCCCCTATGGAAAACTTTCAGGCCAGACGGTGTATATGTACTTCTCGCCATGCCTTGATATTGCATCTGCTTTACAGAAAGTCTTTGGGGATATACCACAACCCAAG GGCTCAGTACCAGAAAGACAAACAGCCCCTCTGGCCTCCTACATTGAAGACTCCTCCTCAG AACCTCCTGGTGCAGTAACAGAGGATTCTCCAAG TCCACAGATTACGAACGAAGACACAGAG ATGAGCCAGGCGGAGGTGTCCGTACAGCA AGAGGAAGAAAGCACCCCCACACAAGATGTCTTCCTGATGCGCAATGACTCTGACACAGAG GTAATGAGGGCAAGAACAAGATTTCTCAGCAAGCCCGCCTCCACAAATGT GTCTCATCCGACTGTCTCGGCCAGCACAACTGAGAAGAAAGTTCCACAGAAG ACCAGAGGGGAAGGGTCCAACTGGGCTGACCTTGAGGGGAACAGCATTGCCACAGACAAGCTCAGCCCCTGCCACACTagcacacccacatgcacctACACCAGGAAGAaaccaaaggtcaaaggtcgaCTGAGGG TCCTGCCTCTATCATCCCCCAGTAGTGGAGAGGAGGACCATGTTAAG ACTTTGTCATCAATCCAAAAGACATCAGCTGCTAATCTACAGGTCATTTCTGAAATCTCTGAATGTGAGAAGGGCCAGACAGACGCGATGGCCGACTCAG GATTCCTTGAGCTGTCGGTCCTTGACAGCACCATACCTGAAACTCTACCCTGTGACCTGGCTGATAAG GAAAGTGCACTTGCTCAAGAATCATCATTTCAATCAAGAAAAAGGCCCCTCAAGAGTCCAG AGCCTTCTGTGAtccagaggagagagcaggcagGAGTAGGCCTGCAGTCCAGAGGCCTATTCCACTCCCATCCACAAGAGGGGGCAGCAG ACCCTGTAATGGCAGATGAGGAGGACTCTGAGGCAGATATCATGGGTCCTGATGTGATCTCCGCTTTCCGGAGCTTCAAGTCTCAGCTGCTGGACCACGTCTTT GCAAAATATCAGAAAATAGAGACAAGATCTCTACAGTCACTGTCTGATTGCCAGAACCAGGTGGTGACGCTTCTGAAAACTGTGCAAACTCAGCG gctgcagctgctggaGAGGTTTGAGGAAGTGGTTGTGGAGCAGCTTGGGCGTCTGGAGCAGGATTGTCGTTCACTCAGGAACATCGAGCAGGAGACCATG
- the sycp2l gene encoding synaptonemal complex protein 2-like isoform X2 has translation MSFENNLQQAFAKNNVQTVIEVFATEKLFKSFADRLEKIVIKELDKNLFKNVILILKAIEKAMEQDPDCFHTLVQQGLVVMMLTWYERTMEQIILSEEATPEQMTFLEAFYDIAVKLSHGIIEGKATIRTLLILRFGALVADERANYKLRLDAIQTINSMVDGISKDDRRDICQCSSLSQLLEDFANALLKGGDYEFQVAVTEALSRMTVKRTREDIAHKWFGDKGLASSFIGIKYGEFETDCRIFLNEVNLSFGDERRVFTFPCSRVFLGPTELYKPDDVHLKEFWVDFNVGSSCITFSVDDPENSLWGSICLVKTSVRFYELSMTDQLLLTIWTTSPVVPYGKLSGQTVYMYFSPCLDIASALQKVFGDIPQPKGSVPERQTAPLASYIEDSSSEPPGAVTEDSPSPQITNEDTEMSQAEVSVQQEEESTPTQDVFLMRNDSDTEVEVKHNLEPTRRLSKRSQVTKPDNVSFWTALKIYKVMRARTRFLSKPASTNVSHPTVSASTTEKKVPQKTRGEGSNWADLEGNSIATDKLSPCHTSTPTCTYTRKKPKVKGRLRVLPLSSPSSGEEDHVKTLSSIQKTSAANLQVISEISECEKGQTDAMADSGFLELSVLDSTIPETLPCDLADKESALAQESSFQSRKRPLKSPEPSVIQRREQAGVGLQSRGLFHSHPQEGAADPVMADEEDSEADIMGPDVISAFRSFKSQLLDHVFAKYQKIETRSLQSLSDCQNQVVTLLKTVQTQRLQLLERFEEVVVEQLGRLEQDCRSLRNIEQETMTFWKTEYQAVRSFCERQQSRLDSLEICRGNTTQHAPAPQAEEEDASME, from the exons ATGAGC TTCGAGAACAATCTCCAACAGGCTTTTGCCAAAAATAATGTCCAAACAGTCATTGAAGTATTTGCCACGGAAAAACTTTTCAAATCATTCGCAGATCGACTGGAGAAAATCGTCATCAAG GAACTGGATAAAAATCTATTTAAAAACGTCATCCTGATTCTCAAAGCCATTGAAAAAGCAATGGAGCAAGACCCGGATTGCTTTCACACACTTGTTCAACAAGGCCTTGTTGTAATG ATGCTCACTTGGTATGAGAGGACAATGGAGCAAATAATCCTGAGTGAAGAAGCAACTCCAGAGCAGATGACTTTCCTAGAGGCTTTCTATGATATTGCTGTG AAACTTTCTCATGGCATTATTGAAG GCAAAGCTACAATCAGGACTCTTCTTATTCTGCGCTTTGGGGCTCTTGTGGCAGATGAGAGGGCAAACTACAAACTTCGCCTTGAT GCCATTCAGACAATTAACTCCATGGTGGATGGGATTTCCAAGGATGACCGGCGAGATATTTGTCAATGCTCTTCTCTTTCTCAGCTCCt GGAAGACTTTGCCAATGCTTTGTTGAAAGGTGGAG ATTATGAGTTTCAGGTTGCTGTGACTGAGGCACTGTCACGCATGACCGTaaagaggacaagagaggacATTGCCCACAAGTGGTTTGGTGACAAAGGACTGGCATCCTCTTTTATTGGTATTAAATACGGAGAGTTCGAAACA GATTGCCGGATATTTCTAAATGAAGTAAATCTCTCATTTGGAGATGAAAGAAG AGTTTTCACATTTCCCTGCTCAAGAGTGTTTCTTGGCCCTACTGAG CTTTACAAGCCTGATGATGTACACCTCAAGGAGTTCTGGGTGGATTTCAACGTTGGTTCATCCTGCATCACCTTCTCTGTGGATGATCCAGAG AACTCTCTCTGGGGGTCTATCTGCTTGGTGAAGACATCTGTTCGATTCTATGAACTGTCAA TGACTGACCAACTACTCCTGACTATCTGGACCACCAGTCCTGTTGTCCCCTATGGAAAACTTTCAGGCCAGACGGTGTATATGTACTTCTCGCCATGCCTTGATATTGCATCTGCTTTACAGAAAGTCTTTGGGGATATACCACAACCCAAG GGCTCAGTACCAGAAAGACAAACAGCCCCTCTGGCCTCCTACATTGAAGACTCCTCCTCAG AACCTCCTGGTGCAGTAACAGAGGATTCTCCAAG TCCACAGATTACGAACGAAGACACAGAG ATGAGCCAGGCGGAGGTGTCCGTACAGCA AGAGGAAGAAAGCACCCCCACACAAGATGTCTTCCTGATGCGCAATGACTCTGACACAGAG GTTGAAGTAAAACACAATCTTGAACCCACAAGACGCTTATCAAAGCGCTCACAAGTCACAAAGCCAGACAATGTGTCATTCTGGACTGCTTTGAAGATTTATAAG GTAATGAGGGCAAGAACAAGATTTCTCAGCAAGCCCGCCTCCACAAATGT GTCTCATCCGACTGTCTCGGCCAGCACAACTGAGAAGAAAGTTCCACAGAAG ACCAGAGGGGAAGGGTCCAACTGGGCTGACCTTGAGGGGAACAGCATTGCCACAGACAAGCTCAGCCCCTGCCACACTagcacacccacatgcacctACACCAGGAAGAaaccaaaggtcaaaggtcgaCTGAGGG TCCTGCCTCTATCATCCCCCAGTAGTGGAGAGGAGGACCATGTTAAG ACTTTGTCATCAATCCAAAAGACATCAGCTGCTAATCTACAGGTCATTTCTGAAATCTCTGAATGTGAGAAGGGCCAGACAGACGCGATGGCCGACTCAG GATTCCTTGAGCTGTCGGTCCTTGACAGCACCATACCTGAAACTCTACCCTGTGACCTGGCTGATAAG GAAAGTGCACTTGCTCAAGAATCATCATTTCAATCAAGAAAAAGGCCCCTCAAGAGTCCAG AGCCTTCTGTGAtccagaggagagagcaggcagGAGTAGGCCTGCAGTCCAGAGGCCTATTCCACTCCCATCCACAAGAGGGGGCAGCAG ACCCTGTAATGGCAGATGAGGAGGACTCTGAGGCAGATATCATGGGTCCTGATGTGATCTCCGCTTTCCGGAGCTTCAAGTCTCAGCTGCTGGACCACGTCTTT GCAAAATATCAGAAAATAGAGACAAGATCTCTACAGTCACTGTCTGATTGCCAGAACCAGGTGGTGACGCTTCTGAAAACTGTGCAAACTCAGCG gctgcagctgctggaGAGGTTTGAGGAAGTGGTTGTGGAGCAGCTTGGGCGTCTGGAGCAGGATTGTCGTTCACTCAGGAACATCGAGCAGGAGACCATG
- the sycp2l gene encoding synaptonemal complex protein 2-like isoform X5 has protein sequence MEQDPDCFHTLVQQGLVVMMLTWYERTMEQIILSEEATPEQMTFLEAFYDIAVKLSHGIIEGKATIRTLLILRFGALVADERANYKLRLDAIQTINSMVDGISKDDRRDICQCSSLSQLLEDFANALLKGGDYEFQVAVTEALSRMTVKRTREDIAHKWFGDKGLASSFIGIKYGEFETDCRIFLNEVNLSFGDERRVFTFPCSRVFLGPTELYKPDDVHLKEFWVDFNVGSSCITFSVDDPENSLWGSICLVKTSVRFYELSTVTDQLLLTIWTTSPVVPYGKLSGQTVYMYFSPCLDIASALQKVFGDIPQPKGSVPERQTAPLASYIEDSSSEPPGAVTEDSPSPQITNEDTEMSQAEVSVQQEEESTPTQDVFLMRNDSDTEVEVKHNLEPTRRLSKRSQVTKPDNVSFWTALKIYKVMRARTRFLSKPASTNVSHPTVSASTTEKKVPQKTRGEGSNWADLEGNSIATDKLSPCHTSTPTCTYTRKKPKVKGRLRVLPLSSPSSGEEDHVKTLSSIQKTSAANLQVISEISECEKGQTDAMADSGFLELSVLDSTIPETLPCDLADKESALAQESSFQSRKRPLKSPEPSVIQRREQAGVGLQSRGLFHSHPQEGAADPVMADEEDSEADIMGPDVISAFRSFKSQLLDHVFAKYQKIETRSLQSLSDCQNQVVTLLKTVQTQRLQLLERFEEVVVEQLGRLEQDCRSLRNIEQETMTFWKTEYQAVRSFCERQQSRLDSLEICRGNTTQHAPAPQAEEEDASME, from the exons ATGGAGCAAGACCCGGATTGCTTTCACACACTTGTTCAACAAGGCCTTGTTGTAATG ATGCTCACTTGGTATGAGAGGACAATGGAGCAAATAATCCTGAGTGAAGAAGCAACTCCAGAGCAGATGACTTTCCTAGAGGCTTTCTATGATATTGCTGTG AAACTTTCTCATGGCATTATTGAAG GCAAAGCTACAATCAGGACTCTTCTTATTCTGCGCTTTGGGGCTCTTGTGGCAGATGAGAGGGCAAACTACAAACTTCGCCTTGAT GCCATTCAGACAATTAACTCCATGGTGGATGGGATTTCCAAGGATGACCGGCGAGATATTTGTCAATGCTCTTCTCTTTCTCAGCTCCt GGAAGACTTTGCCAATGCTTTGTTGAAAGGTGGAG ATTATGAGTTTCAGGTTGCTGTGACTGAGGCACTGTCACGCATGACCGTaaagaggacaagagaggacATTGCCCACAAGTGGTTTGGTGACAAAGGACTGGCATCCTCTTTTATTGGTATTAAATACGGAGAGTTCGAAACA GATTGCCGGATATTTCTAAATGAAGTAAATCTCTCATTTGGAGATGAAAGAAG AGTTTTCACATTTCCCTGCTCAAGAGTGTTTCTTGGCCCTACTGAG CTTTACAAGCCTGATGATGTACACCTCAAGGAGTTCTGGGTGGATTTCAACGTTGGTTCATCCTGCATCACCTTCTCTGTGGATGATCCAGAG AACTCTCTCTGGGGGTCTATCTGCTTGGTGAAGACATCTGTTCGATTCTATGAACTGTCAA CAGTGACTGACCAACTACTCCTGACTATCTGGACCACCAGTCCTGTTGTCCCCTATGGAAAACTTTCAGGCCAGACGGTGTATATGTACTTCTCGCCATGCCTTGATATTGCATCTGCTTTACAGAAAGTCTTTGGGGATATACCACAACCCAAG GGCTCAGTACCAGAAAGACAAACAGCCCCTCTGGCCTCCTACATTGAAGACTCCTCCTCAG AACCTCCTGGTGCAGTAACAGAGGATTCTCCAAG TCCACAGATTACGAACGAAGACACAGAG ATGAGCCAGGCGGAGGTGTCCGTACAGCA AGAGGAAGAAAGCACCCCCACACAAGATGTCTTCCTGATGCGCAATGACTCTGACACAGAG GTTGAAGTAAAACACAATCTTGAACCCACAAGACGCTTATCAAAGCGCTCACAAGTCACAAAGCCAGACAATGTGTCATTCTGGACTGCTTTGAAGATTTATAAG GTAATGAGGGCAAGAACAAGATTTCTCAGCAAGCCCGCCTCCACAAATGT GTCTCATCCGACTGTCTCGGCCAGCACAACTGAGAAGAAAGTTCCACAGAAG ACCAGAGGGGAAGGGTCCAACTGGGCTGACCTTGAGGGGAACAGCATTGCCACAGACAAGCTCAGCCCCTGCCACACTagcacacccacatgcacctACACCAGGAAGAaaccaaaggtcaaaggtcgaCTGAGGG TCCTGCCTCTATCATCCCCCAGTAGTGGAGAGGAGGACCATGTTAAG ACTTTGTCATCAATCCAAAAGACATCAGCTGCTAATCTACAGGTCATTTCTGAAATCTCTGAATGTGAGAAGGGCCAGACAGACGCGATGGCCGACTCAG GATTCCTTGAGCTGTCGGTCCTTGACAGCACCATACCTGAAACTCTACCCTGTGACCTGGCTGATAAG GAAAGTGCACTTGCTCAAGAATCATCATTTCAATCAAGAAAAAGGCCCCTCAAGAGTCCAG AGCCTTCTGTGAtccagaggagagagcaggcagGAGTAGGCCTGCAGTCCAGAGGCCTATTCCACTCCCATCCACAAGAGGGGGCAGCAG ACCCTGTAATGGCAGATGAGGAGGACTCTGAGGCAGATATCATGGGTCCTGATGTGATCTCCGCTTTCCGGAGCTTCAAGTCTCAGCTGCTGGACCACGTCTTT GCAAAATATCAGAAAATAGAGACAAGATCTCTACAGTCACTGTCTGATTGCCAGAACCAGGTGGTGACGCTTCTGAAAACTGTGCAAACTCAGCG gctgcagctgctggaGAGGTTTGAGGAAGTGGTTGTGGAGCAGCTTGGGCGTCTGGAGCAGGATTGTCGTTCACTCAGGAACATCGAGCAGGAGACCATG